The following coding sequences are from one Diabrotica virgifera virgifera chromosome 2, PGI_DIABVI_V3a window:
- the LOC126880428 gene encoding 40S ribosomal protein S29 — protein sequence MGFQNIWYSHPRKYGQGSRSCRACSNRHGLIRKYGLNLCRQCFREYAGDIGFKKLD from the exons atgggTTTCCAAAATATATGGTACTCTCACCCCCGTAAATATGGACAAGGATCCAGATCATG ccGTGCCTGCTCAAACAGACATGGTCTCATCCGTAAATATGGATTGAACTTGTGCCGTCAATGCTTCAGAGAATATGCTGGAGACATAGGATTCAAGAAG CTGGACTAA